The window ctaacaTAAAATGGTGGAATCTTGAATTTGAATAAACACACATCGGCAAAGCGGGCAAGTAAGGCTTTTCCTCAACCATTCCTGGATGCACTCGCCGTGAAACAAATGCAAACACGGCAGCCTCTCCACTCTGCGGCTTCTCAGCTCCTGCAAGCAGATGCAGCAACACCGCTCCTCCAAAAACGCCAACGCTTCCTTCTCCCAATCCGCAATCGCCTTGGCGGCCTCCGCATCCGGAATCGTGAACGGCCGCTCGCCATCCACCACGTACACGTGGCGGTGTTCGACGCACACGTTGAAGCTCACGTGAAGGGTCGAGAACTTGGGCAGGGTTCCTGGAAAACAGTCTCGCACCTCCGCGATGGTGAGGTCGATCAAGTCGTCCACGCGGTCGCGGTTCGCGGCCGGGATGAGGCCGGACACGG is drawn from Salvia hispanica cultivar TCC Black 2014 chromosome 6, UniMelb_Shisp_WGS_1.0, whole genome shotgun sequence and contains these coding sequences:
- the LOC125195244 gene encoding uncharacterized protein LOC125195244; translation: MEYYLDPHTLFNTVETTFQHSIFPQFKIKFHFFFQIQYLNHYVNHNITRPRFIQEFPSAEAYASAAVVVAAGGSLSPDHVATEVSRAVSGLIPAANRDRVDDLIDLTIAEVRDCFPGTLPKFSTLHVSFNVCVEHRHVYVVDGERPFTIPDAEAAKAIADWEKEALAFLEERCCCICLQELRSRRVERLPCLHLFHGECIQEWLRKSLTCPLCRCVFIQIQDSTILC